ATGCGATGAGATGTATGATGCCACTGCGTGCCTGAAAATCACATTGTGCACCGAAATGGAAGCACATGCCCAAGCCACGTGCTTATGCCTGAGGTACGGCAACGCAAAACATTCCAGCAGTTTGTTTTCAACAAACAACTGAATCTAATCAAAACCCGATTAGATTAGCCTTCCAGGCTGAATGTCTGTCTTGGGCAATTCGGGATAGCTGACAGTCTAATGGCTAAAGCCAAAAGACTGCTCACATTTGTAGCTACGCTGGACAAATAAGGCCCGGTCGGCTCTACCCTCAGCGACAAACTCGACACATGGTGTCACGTCCCATTTCGGTGTAAAGCCTGCCGGCCACAAAGTGATTTTCAGTCACTCCGCTAGATAAGCGTGGAATTATTGATTATCGCTAAACCTGCAGCGACAAGGATTGCGGGCATATTACTAGTCAGATTGCCTGCTCAAACTAACGAAGAGGCTGGAAACAGGTTGGACTTTAGTTCGCACCGTGATGGCATAATCAGTAACGGGTTTTGTTACTGATTATGGATTTGTGAAGATGGTTACCGCGTTAGCGAACCAAGCTTCGCAAACATTTGAAGACCGCACTGTGGCTTCAAATGCTTGTCTTCCATCACGGTGTCCAGACTGTTTCCAGCCTCGTAGTGGGAATCAATCTGAGACGCATATCCAAATTCCACGCTAGAAAAAATTTAGTCACAAATTTTTGTCACATTCTAAGCCTTGATTCACAGATTCTTTAAAGTTAATTGTTATTCTGGGAGTAGGAAATATTGCCATACAAATTATCCGAAACGAGGTAATCAAATTATGACTGATGAACCAAAGAAAGTTGCTTTTGATGATGAAATTGATACCACAAAAAATGATGATATCGTTGGCACACCAGAGCACAAACACAATGTAGAATTGTTGCATGACATCGAAAGCGAACCACGGCGCGTAACTTTTGATGAAGAAGTCGATATCCGCGAAAATGATAAGTTTTCAAATCTTGATAACGAACTCGATGCTTAGACAATTGAACAAATGAAAAACGCGAATTCCGGTTGTGGAATTCGCGTTTTTTAGTAAAGTTATTTTACTTATTCAGAATAAACGTACTTTTCAAAACGGGCGGCATCAGCTGATTGGAGTTCAACGTTCAAAAGGGTACCTTCTTCAAGGTATTCGGTTGAATTGATGTTAGCGTGTTCGTTCAAGTATGTTACGACTTGACCATCGCTGAATGGAATCAAGAGATTTTCAGTCACGTAATCCTTGAAAACTTTTTCCTTGATGATTGCTAATAAAGCATTCAAGGAATCATCTTCACGCGCTGAAATAATGATGTTATCACCTTCGCGAGTTGGGTAAGCAACGGGTGCTTGCGCCAAATCCGCTTTGTTGAACGTAATAATCATTGGAATATCGGTAACCCCGATTTGTTTCAATGTGAGTTCGGTTGTTTCCATCATGTCTTTGTAGTTAGGGTCTGAGTAGTCAACCACTTGGAGCAAGAGGTCAGCCTTAGCTGCTTCCGCCAGAGTTGAACGGAAGGCACTCACCAAGTTGTGAGGCAACTTAGAAACGAACCCAACTGTATCGCTCAGCAAGAATTGCTTTTGGTCAGGCAAAGTTAATTGACGAACCGAAGTGTCCAAAGTGGCAAAAAGCATGTTCTTTTCAAAGACGGTCTTGTCTTCACCTTGGCCATACATCCGCACAAGCCCGTTCATAATCGTTGATTTACCAGCATTGGTATAACCGACGAGGGCGACAGTTGGGATACCTGATTTATCACGTTGGGCGCGACGGGTATCTTCAGACTTGGTGATAACTGAGAGTTCTTCTTTTAAATGAGTAATGCTATTTTCGATAGTCCGGCGATCCATTTCGAGCTTAGTTTCACCAGAACCACGGTTGGTAAAGCCACCACTACCAGAACCAGCTGTTTGTTGGTCCATGCGGACATTCATACTAGTCCGCAAGCGTGGAAGTTGATATTGGAGGCGCGCAATGGCAACTTGCAATTTGGCTTCCTTTGACTTGGCACGATTGGCGAAGATATCCAGGATTAAACCAGTCCGGTCAATCACTGAAGCACCTGTTCCAGCTTCGATGTTCCGAATTTGGGAAGGTGATAATTCATCATTAGTAACAATCAAGGATACGCCGGTTGCTTCAACGAGTTCCTTGAGTTCTTCAACTTTCCCTTTACCAAAGTAAGTTCCGGCATTGGGGCGGTCGAGTTTTTGAGTGACAGTTTCAGCCACTTCCATGTTATTAGCATCAATTAAGTTAGCTAATTCTTCCATTGAGTAGGCAAAACTGGGATCATTTTTATCTAAACCAGCAATGATGACCGGTTGTACTTCAAATTGTTCTTCCATTAAGTAGCCTCGTTTCTTATCCGGGAAGATTATCAGTTTCGTTGTAGAACACAACTTTGACGGTATCTTCTGTTAATTCAAGTTTAGTAATTGCACCATTGGCGGGTGCTTGACCTTCATATGCTTTTAAACCAAAGCGGCCAGCAATTGAGCGAATTGTTGCTCCGTGTGATACGAGCAAGACATTATCACCAGGTTCTTGGCGATCGCGTAAAATATCAAGACCAGTGTTGATACGATCCCAGAACTCTTGGGCGCCTTCAGCGTGTCCATAAGGATCGCCGGCTTTGAAAGCTTCCATGGTACCATCGGCACCTTCAGAGGCCATCAATTCGGTGAATGATTCAACGTTTTCGAGTTTAGCAGCGACCATGCTAACGGCAAATTCACCCGTTAAACCTTCAAATGAACCAAAAGAAACTTCTCGGAATTCAGGCATTGGAGTTGGTTCAGTGAGGGCGCTTGCTTGGTTTTCGCTCAAGATGTATTTTGCAGTGTTAACAGCCCGTGTCAAGTCGCTTGAGTAAGCAGCATCAAAGCTAACATCTTTTAATACACGGCCGGCACGGTGCCCATCGGCAATTCCTTTTTCAGTAAGGGGCATGTCGCTCCATCCTTGCATACGCTTGTAAAGGTTGAAATAAGTTTGTCCGTGGCGGACGAGATAAATGTTAATTGGTTGCATGATTGTGATCTCCTTTTAATCGGATTGCTATAAGTAAAAAATACTCTCACCTATAATAGTAACATACGATAGCATTAAACTCTGGTCTGGCGTATAATTATTAGTCAACAAAGTACTAATAATTGAATACAGGTTGTTATGCACATCGTTACTGTTAATTTCGGACAGCGGCTATTTAGCGACTACATTCAAGTAGGCTTTGTTGAATTGGGGAGCACTAGTATTGTGTTTATAAAATAGATAAAAAAGGGAAGTATACATGGCAGATCAAATTCACGAGTACGAACAAAGTCACTTAACGGACGTGCTCGAAAAAATAAAAATTGCACAAGTTAAAACCCAAGCAGAACTCGATAAGACTGAAAAAGATCGCTCAGATATTGAAGCGGGTTGGGGCGATGTCCGGATCAAAACTAGCACATATGAAAATATGTTGGATACGGCACTATCAGTTCGGCAACAACAACAATTAATCACAGAACGTCAAAATAGTTTCCAACATGCAACAACACGCTTGGAAACCTTAAAAAAATTAGAAGTCAATCCATACTTTGCGCGGATTGATTTTCAAGAACGTGGTGAACAAAAAGCCGAAACAATTTATATTGGGTTAGGTTCATTTTCCGATACACCGGATCATTTCTTGATATATGATTGGCGTGCGCCGATTTCATCAATCTACTACGATGGTGGGTTAGGTGAAGTGACATATTTAACACCAGATGGTAATCAAACGGTTGATGTGGATCTTAAGCGTCAATTCCAAATCGCAGACGGTGTTGTGGTAACAATTTTTGATACAGATGAAGCTGTCGGGGATCAAATGCTTTTGGAAGCCTTAAGTGGTGACTCAGATACTAAAATGAAGAGTATCGTGACGACAATCCAAAAGGAACAAAATAAAATTATTCGGAATACCGCTGCTGACTTGTTGTTTGTTCAAGGGGCAGCAGGTTCTGGTAAAACGGCGGCAGTATTGCAACGGGTTGCGTACTTGCTTTACCGTTACCGCGGAAACTTAGATAGCGGACAAGTGGTCTTGTTCAGTCCTAACCAATTGTTTAATGACTATATTGATCAAGTTTTGCCAGAACTCGGTGAACAAAACATGGTCCAAATGACGTACTTCCAATACTCAAACCGACGTTTACCCAACATGCGCGTGGAAACTTTGCAAGAACGTTTTGAAGAAGATAACGACTTAGCGGCCCAACGGATTACTAATTTTAAAGGGAGCTTAGCATTCTTTAAGGTTGTCCAACAGTATGCTGAAACGTTGAACCGGAGTAATGTCCGTTTCCGTGATATTAAGTTTCAAGGTGAGGCGTTCTTTGATAAGGATAAAATCGCCAAAATGTTCTATGGTTACAATGAGAATTACAAGCTAGGACAACGTTTGAATGCGACAAAGGATAGTTTGACTAATTCGCTAACTGGTAAAGTTGGTAGTGAATTGAAACAAAAATGGGTTGAAGAAGCGATTCAAAACCTAACCAAAACTGAAATTGATTCATTGTTTGGCGATGAACCACGGGAATTTGCATCGGAAGAAAAGGAATACAACTTCTTAGCACGTAAGATTGTGACAGAAGCCTTCAAGCCGATTGCCCACGCAATTCACCGTAACCGTTTCATTAATGTAAACGCCCAATTTGCGCACTTTTTGCGTTCAGTACCAAACTTCGTTGATTTGAATCAATGGGGAATCACGGCTGATGATTGGTCAAAGAGTGTGACTAAGACGGTTACTGACTTTAAAGACAAGCGTTTGTCACTTGCCGATGTCTCGGCTTACTTGTACTTGTATGATTTGTTGACTGGTAAGCATGGTGAACGTGATATTCGCTTTGTCTTCATTGATGAAATTCAAGATTATACTGCTTTCCAATTAGCCTTCTTGAAATTTAGTTTTCCAAAAGCTAAGTTCACGATGCTGGGTGATTTGAACCAAGCAATCTTTACGAAGGAAAATTCACGTACGCTCTTACAAGAATTGGGGACACTCTTTGATTCAGATAAAATTGAAGTTGTGCAATTAACCCAAACATATCGTTCAACCCAACAAATTACAGATTTCTCTAAGGAAATTTTGGTAAACGGCGAAACGATTACTGCATTCAACCGAAGTGGTAATTTGCCAACTGTGACGATTGAGGATAATAGTGCAGCCTTGTACGCCCGTTTAGTGAGCCAAATTAATACGAATAATGGTATGAACGAAACAACTGCCATTATTACCAAGTCATTGGCTGAAGGTGAAGCCGTCTATGCTGAGCTTAAACAACAAGACGTTGCAGTGACCCTGATTCGTTCCGAAAACCAACGTTTAGCACATGGGGTGATTATCGTACCGTCATACTTGGCTAAGGGATTGGAATTTGATGCGGTTGTCATCTGGGACGCCTCTAAGAAAATGTATCCACTTGAAGATGAACGCCAACTCCTTTACACAATTGCTTCACGGGCAATGCACCAATTAACCGTGTTAGCATTGGATGAACTGACACCACTCTTAGATCGAGTGAACCCAGATTTATATGAGGTTACGGAGTAATCATGGAAACGTTCGTAAATTACGAGGTATATCAGCGGGATAGATGGGCAACGTTTGGACAACCGGTGCGCGAACTCTCGCCGGCCGTCTTACAGGAATTGGTTGCAAAGCACCCAGCGTTTAATGAAGCAGAACTATTAGCTGTGTACCAACCAGTTGCTAGCTTAATTCAACAACATTTTATTGATTATCAAATGGCGCAACAGCATCAGGCGAGTTTTACGGCTCAATCGGCGCAAGCAATGCCATTTGTGATTGGTTTAACTGGCAGTGTGGCAGTTGGTAAATCGACGACGGCAGCATTATTGAAGGATTTGCTGACGATAATGTGCCCAGAATTATCGACGGCACTAGTTTCAACGGATGGCTTTTTATATCCGTCGGCATATCTGAAGGCTCATAATTTAATGGGGCAAAAAGGATTTCCAGTGTCATATGATACTGATGCGTTGACTAGTTTTCTGTTAGCCGTCAAAGATCGCCAAGCAGAGATTAAGGTACCGATTTATTCACATGAACTATATGATATTGTTCCTGATGAATATGAAGTCTTACGAGCACCAGACATTGTACTAGTTGAGGGTGTTAACGCGTTACAACGACCTAAACTAGGATTAGTGCCCCGTGATTTAATGGATTTAACAATCTATGTTGATGCGAAGACTGACCTGATTAAGACCTGGTTCTTGGAACGCTTTGAAGATTTACTTGATGAAGCGGTTGATCACCCTGATAGTTTCTACTATCAATATACGGCTGATCGACCTGCTGCATTCCAAGCAGCCAAGGACGTTTGGCATGCTATTAATGAAGTAAACTTAGAAAAATACATCTTACCTTCCCGGGCACATGCCGATTTAGTCCTCATAAAAGGGCCAAATCACCACGTAGAACGGGTAGCATTGAAGAAATATTAGACACACTACTGTAAAATTCATTGAATTTTACAGTTTTTTTTTGCGGTTTATTGATTATGGCAAGATTATGAGCAGATTTATTGCTTTTTTTTGACTAATAAATGAATTAGTTGACAGCGTTAACTAAAGTGCTGAAATTACTGATTTTATCGCCTTTGGACGTATGTTCGTATTTCCAAGTTACAAAAAGATTACGATGAAAGCGTTGAATATTACAAACGTCATGTTTTGCTGTCACTAATCTGCTAACTCCTTGTTACAATTTGTCCGTAGTATATACCTTGTTGATTGATACGGACGTCAACGGCAACATAAAAATTAAGCCCAATCGTATAAAAAGTAAATTGGGAAATTAGATCCGTAAAGAGGAGATTTAGAAAATATGATGAACGTCAAGAATACAATTTTATCAGCAACTGGTTTAATCGCAGCTTTAGTAACAACGGGGGTTGTTGCGAGTGCTGATACAACAGTTACAGTTCAACCTGGTGATTCAGTTTCAGCAATTGCTGTTAAGAACAACACCACGGTTGCTGCAATTGCTGCAGCTAACAAGATGGACAACACTAACTTAATCTTTGTTAATGAACAATTAACTGTACCTACTTCAAGCAACACTAACCAATCAACAAACAACAACCAAGCAACAACTAAGCAAGCTTCAGCCCAAGAACAAGTGGCTCCTGTAAAGCAAGCAACAGTTAAGGACACTACGGCAACCAAGAGCACTTCTACTGGTTACCAAGGTTCACAATCTTCTGCTAAGGCATGGATTGCTAACCGCGAATCTGGTGGTAACTACGGTGCCCGTAATGGTCAATACGTAGGTAAGTACCAATTATCATCATCATACTTGCACGGTGACTACTCAGCCGCTAACCAAGAACGTGTTGCTGATCAATATGTAACTAGCCGTTATGGTTCATGGGAAGGTGCTAAAGCGCACTGGATGGCCAATGGTTGGTACTAAAATAGACCGATAATAGAAAAGCGAGCTACCGGGAGATTCTGGTAGCTTTTTTCGTACAATGTTCAAGCTTTTGATGCGACTTGTATCCAATTTAATAAAACAGGATATGTTAACCTAACTGTAAGAAATTGACTGATTTGGACAATGAAAACGCGTTCATTTGAAAATCAATGTCAAATAAGTTGACAAAGAATGTTAGGCGGACTAATATAGGTAATCGTACTAAAAATAAGTAAACTAAATTATTATATGGAAAATAAAAGGAGATAAACATATGCAAGCAGTAGATGCAAACGGTAAGCCATTTAACCGTGGTTTGTTGATTGCCGTGCTGTTGATTGGGACATTCGTTACCGTCCTTAACCAAACAGTCTTAGCAACCGCCTTACCAACCTTAATGAAGTCATTACACGAATCATTAGGGACCGTTCAATGGTTAACCACCGGATTCATGTTGGTGAACGGGATTATGATTCCAGTCTCAGCCTGGATGAGTAATCGCTTTAATACAAAATGGTTGTACTTGGGTGCAATGTTTGTCTTCTTGATTGGGACAGTTACAGCATTCACCTCATCAACCTTTGCGCAATTATTAACGGGACGTTTGATTCAAGCGTTGGCTGTTGGGGTTGCGATGCCATTATTGCAAGTTATCATGCTTTCAATCTTCCCAGCTAACAACCGTGGTGCAGCCATGGGGATGGCCGGGTTAGTTATTGGGTTAGCACCAGCCATGGGACCTACGCTTTCTGGTTGGATTTTAGATAACTACAAGTGGCAAACTTTGTTTGGAATTATGATTCCAATCATTGCACTTGTGTTGATTGCAGGTCTTTTCTTTATGAAACCTGTTATTCACACTAAAAAAGAACCATTGGACTTCTTATCAGTTGGATTATCAACAATTGGTTTCGGTGGGATGTTGTATGGATTCTCTGAAGTTTCTGGCGAAGGCTGGGGCGACATTGCACACGTAATCGCACCATTGGTAATCGGTGTAATTTTCATTGCCCTCTTCGTTTGGCGTCAACTTAAGCTTGAAAAGCCATTATTGGAATTACGTGTTTTCAAAAACAAGCAATTTACAATTACAACAATTTTAGCTTCATTAGTAATGATGGCGATGATTGGTGCCGAAATGGTTATCCCACAATACTTGCAAACTGTTCGCGGGATGACACCATTCCACGCTGGGTTAACATTGTTAGCTGGGGCATTAATGATGGGTGTTATGTCACCTATCACTGGTCAAATTTACGATAAAATCGGTGCTAAGAAGTTGGCGATTACTGGTTTGATTCTTTTGACAGTTGGGACAGTACCATTCACATTCCTTACAGTTGGTACACCTGTTATTAACGTGACAGTCTTGTATGCTGTGCGGATGTTTGGTATTGCGATGGTTATGATGCCAGTAACGACTGCTGGGATGGCAGCCTTGTCAGGCGAAATGATTGCCCACGGGACCGCCGTAAATAACACGGCGCGTCAAGTTGCATCATCAATGGGTACTGCAGTTATGATTTCTGTTTTATCTAATGTTGTTAAGACAAACATGCCAGCGCACAAGTTGTTAAAAGCTGAACCATTACAATACGGTCGTGATGCATTGAACGCCGCCTTGAGTGGTTATCACGCCGCCTTCTGGTTGGCAATTGGTTTTGCGATTGTCGGCTTGATTGTCGCATTTACACTTGAAGGCCACCGTCATAAGAGTCAAGTCTTAGTACGAGGAGGTAAGAACAAATGATTTTAACTTTAGTAATAATTAGTGCGATTTTGTTCTTCATCTTCTTCGTGTTGATCTACAATCGTTTTGTTAGTTATGTTTTGTCATTTATCGCCTTTATTCTTTTGGTGGGTTCATTGTTCATGTTAGTGGAAAATGACCATAGCCACTTAGGTATGACGAAAGTAACGACTGAAAAGCAAACTGTAATTTATTCAGCTGGTGACAGTAAATCACCAATTAGCATGCTTTTGTACCAACCTATTGGGACGAATGGTCACGATAATGTGTACATTTATAAAGCTGCCAAGAAGGATAAGAAACCTAGTCACACCCAAACGGATGGTAAGACAACGAATAAGGTTAAGCTTGTTGATTCTGATACAGCAACGCTTGAAGTTAAAACTACTCGTTACGAATACAAACGTTCTTTAGACAAGTTCTTGTTTGGTATTGGTGGTAACGACAAGGAAGTTGTTAAGCGTGTCAACACGTTCAATATCCCTAAGGAAGCTTGGGCGAAGTTGAGTGTTAAGGCAGCTAAGAAGCTCGCTAAAGAAATGCAAAACCCTTCAAAAGCGCAACAAGCTGAACAAAAAGCAGCTGCGAAAGCTTATATTGAAGGCAAGATGAAAGCTGCGATGATGGCTGATCCAACTATGGCCACATCACCAAGTCGTCAAGCAGCTTTAGTTAAGCAAGCTACCCAAGAATTCCAAACGATGGCAATTAAACAAGCTATCGATGCAGCCCAAAAAGCTGATAAGTAATTCTAAATAAGCTCAAATAAAGGAAGGTCGCAATTAATTTTGCGACCTTTTTTCGTCTGAGGTGGGATTTATAAAATGGGATGAGATGTATGATGCCACTGCGTGCCAGAAAATCACATTGTGCACCGAGATGGAAGCACATGCCCAAGCCAAAGGGCGGTCTTGGGCAATTCGGGATAGCTGGCAGTCTAATGGCTAAAGCCAAAAGACTGCTCATCTACCCTCAGCGACAAACTCGACACGTGGTGTCAAGTTCGTCCCATTTCGGTGTAAAGCCTGTCGGCCACAAAGTGATTTTCAGTCACTCCGCTAGATAAGCGTGGAATTATTGATTACCGCTAAACTTGCAGCGATAAGGATCACGGCATATTACTAGTCAGACTGCCTGCTTAAACTAACGAAGAGACTGGTTCCAGACACGTAGTGGGAATCAATCTGAGACACATATCAAAATTCCACGCTAGAAAAATTTTAGCCATTACTTGGCGCACCACGCTGGAAGCGGCCTCCCAAGCCAAAGGGCGGTCTTGAGAGGTTCGGATAAGCTGGGACTCTAAGGAATAAATTCCTAAGACTCCTCATCTCATCCTCAGCGGCGATATGTGTTACACACATCTCACCCCAGTCGCGGTGTAAAGGCTGCGCCCGCCAAGCAATTTGCCGGCACTTCGTTAGTTAGGAATAATTCTCAGACAGCGAAAAAAATTACCAACCACAGGCCGCAGTGGTACGGAGTGGCAATAAAATAACAAAATTATGATAGTTAACCATTCACTTATTATTGATTCGTGGAGCGAAATTCAAATTTGTGGCATGATAGAAGTAATGAAATTAAGGTGAAAGGGGGACATGCAAAATGCAAGAACATGAACATGGTACCGGAACAGAGATGACGGGGAAGAAATTCTTCACGGTCACGATATTGAATTTGGTGATTACGGCGGTTGAAATTATTGGTGGTGTGCTGTCAGGGAGTCTAGCACTCTTGTCAGATGCTTTTCACAATTTGGGCGATTCCTTGGCGATTGTATTAGGTTACATTGCGTTCAAAATTAGTTTGCGCGGACAGAATGTCAAGCAAACTTATGGATATAAACGCGCCCAAATTTTAGCAGCGTTTATTAATGCCATTTTCTTAGTTGGTTTGTCGATTTTTCTAATCATCGAAGCCATTGAACGCTTTTGGCATCCGAGTCCATTGAACGCAGATTTAATGTTGATAGTGGCGGTAGTTGGATTAATTGCAAATGTAGCTTCTGCCCTCCTCTTAAAGGGTGGTAGCGAACATAATTTGAATCAGCGCGCAACATTTTTGCATATTTTGAGTGATGCATTGTCATCAGTTGGCGTGATTGTCGCTGGGGTTCTGATTGCACTCTTTAATTGGGTGTGGTTGGATCCATTGGTGACGTTGCTAGTTATGGCCTATATCCTCAAGGAAGTTTGGCCCGTAGTAAAGCAAACTGTCAAGATTTTGATGCAAGCGACACCAGATTTGGATTTTTGTGCCATTCAAGCTGATATTGATGTTATTCCAGGCGTAATGGGATCACACCACTATCACGCTTGGCAAGTCGATGAAGAAGCGGTGATGTTTTCACTACACGTAAATTTGCAAGACATGCTTTTGAGTGACGCCGAAGTGATTTACGATGAAATTAACCGCTTGCTGATGGAAAAGTATGACATCAAACACGTGACTATTCAGGCCGAAGTTCATCGTGGTGAACAAGAAGGAATGATTGACGAAGAAGAACAGATTTAAGACTAACATAGCCTTTTTATTTTTAGCATGTTATAATACATCTTGTAGTTTGGTTTGGAAAAACAGGTCTTGTTTCATCAATCTTGAGAAATATCTCCAGTTACACCAATCAGTTACGTTAAAATCACATGCCTTAATTGGCGCATTTACAAGGAGATTCATATCATGGAACAAGGTACAGTTAAATGGTTTAACGCCGACAAGGGTTTCGGTTTTATCACTCGTGAAAACGGTGAAGATGTGTTCGCACACTTCTCAGCTATCCAAGGTGACGGTTTCAAGACTCTTGATGAAGGTCAATCAGTTTCTTTCGAAGTTGAAAGTTCAGATCGCGGCCCACAAGCTACTAACATTACTAAGAACTAATCTTAGCTAATAATAGTCTTTGAAAATCCCAGCTGGCATATTTTGCCGGTTGGGATTTTTTAGTACATATTTTTTTATTAAGGGAGTGAAAGCAAGCGGAACTACCGTAGCAGAGGCAAAGACAAGCGCTTGAATTTGAAAATAAATAGATTTGCTAAGGGATTAGAAAATATTAGCAATATTTCCCGAAAAAGGGAACTTCCGTTTGAGAAAAAAACTACTTTGCGGTATTATTGTTATATGTGAAACTACTCGAATGTTCCACGAAAATCCGGAGGAAACTCATGAACGAAGAACAATTTGTCGCTGCATTAGCAGAACATGGAATCAAGCTATCTGATTATCAATTACAGCAATTTGCTGACTACTATGAACTGTTAGTCGCAACGAATGAAAAGTTCAATTTGACGGCAATCACTGATAAAGAAGAAGTCTATTTAAAGCACTTCTATGATTCTTTAACGGCTGCCTTTTATTTCCCAGCTATCCAAACAGAACCATTAAAGATTTTGGATGTTGGTGCGGGTGCAGGGTTCCCATCAATCCCCATGAAAATCGTTTTCCCACAACTACAAGTTGGGATTGTCGATTCATTACAAAAACGCATTGGCTTTTTGAATGATTTAGCCGCAACTTTAAAATTAGATGGTGTTGCTTTCTATCACGACCGAGCTGAAACGTTTGGTGGTAAGAAATCACCACACCGGGCTGAGTTTGATGTGGTAACAGCACGCGCCGTGGCACGGATGACGGTGTTAAGTGAATTAACATTGCCCCTCCTTAAGGTTGGTGGGTACTTGGTAGCGATGAAGGGATCAGGCGCACAAGTTGAATTGGCCAAGGCTGAGTTTGCACTCAAGACACTCGGCGGTGAAGTTGAATCAACGCACGCATTTGAGTTACCAAATGGCGATCCACGTGAAATTGACGTAGTTAAAAAAATTAAAACCACACCAGGTAAATACCCACGTAAACCTGGAACACCGAATAAAGAAGCCTTGGGTGAATAAGCAAAACGGCAACAAAATTACTGAGAGAAAGGTTGGTTAAAGCAGTGCGACAAGAAAATAAATTAACTGAAACAGAAATTGATCAGCGCATTGCGGCTTTGGTTAAGCAA
This is a stretch of genomic DNA from Periweissella cryptocerci. It encodes these proteins:
- a CDS encoding cold-shock protein, yielding MEQGTVKWFNADKGFGFITRENGEDVFAHFSAIQGDGFKTLDEGQSVSFEVESSDRGPQATNITKN
- a CDS encoding DUF4811 domain-containing protein; the protein is MILTLVIISAILFFIFFVLIYNRFVSYVLSFIAFILLVGSLFMLVENDHSHLGMTKVTTEKQTVIYSAGDSKSPISMLLYQPIGTNGHDNVYIYKAAKKDKKPSHTQTDGKTTNKVKLVDSDTATLEVKTTRYEYKRSLDKFLFGIGGNDKEVVKRVNTFNIPKEAWAKLSVKAAKKLAKEMQNPSKAQQAEQKAAAKAYIEGKMKAAMMADPTMATSPSRQAALVKQATQEFQTMAIKQAIDAAQKADK
- the rsmG gene encoding 16S rRNA (guanine(527)-N(7))-methyltransferase RsmG → MNEEQFVAALAEHGIKLSDYQLQQFADYYELLVATNEKFNLTAITDKEEVYLKHFYDSLTAAFYFPAIQTEPLKILDVGAGAGFPSIPMKIVFPQLQVGIVDSLQKRIGFLNDLAATLKLDGVAFYHDRAETFGGKKSPHRAEFDVVTARAVARMTVLSELTLPLLKVGGYLVAMKGSGAQVELAKAEFALKTLGGEVESTHAFELPNGDPREIDVVKKIKTTPGKYPRKPGTPNKEALGE
- a CDS encoding cation diffusion facilitator family transporter yields the protein MQEHEHGTGTEMTGKKFFTVTILNLVITAVEIIGGVLSGSLALLSDAFHNLGDSLAIVLGYIAFKISLRGQNVKQTYGYKRAQILAAFINAIFLVGLSIFLIIEAIERFWHPSPLNADLMLIVAVVGLIANVASALLLKGGSEHNLNQRATFLHILSDALSSVGVIVAGVLIALFNWVWLDPLVTLLVMAYILKEVWPVVKQTVKILMQATPDLDFCAIQADIDVIPGVMGSHHYHAWQVDEEAVMFSLHVNLQDMLLSDAEVIYDEINRLLMEKYDIKHVTIQAEVHRGEQEGMIDEEEQI